A window of the Microbulbifer aggregans genome harbors these coding sequences:
- a CDS encoding DUF2788 domain-containing protein: MSFEQFEEYSLWLGVGGLILFMIFIVWNLAKESEAGRFGTFILFLALGLGLLGFVIKTVLVEVMGIG; the protein is encoded by the coding sequence ATGTCGTTTGAGCAGTTTGAAGAGTACTCCCTCTGGCTGGGCGTCGGTGGACTGATTCTTTTCATGATCTTCATTGTCTGGAACCTGGCAAAAGAGTCGGAAGCTGGCCGCTTCGGTACCTTTATCCTGTTTCTGGCGCTCGGGCTCGGTTTGCTCGGCTTTGTTATCAAGACAGTTCTGGTTGAAGTGATGGGAATCGGCTAG